AGAGGCCGCCGAGCACGGGATGGGCGCCGAGAACCGCCGCGAGCTCGTCCGGCGCTTCGACCCCGTTCTCGAGGGGGACGACGATCGTCTCCGCCCGCACGAGCGGCCGCATCCGTTCGGCGGCCTCCTTCACCTGCCAGGCCTTGACGCAGACGAGGACCGCGTCGACCGGGCCGATCGACGCCGGGTCCTCGGTGGCCTTCGCCGGCGATACACGAAAATCGCCGGCGACGCTCTCGACCGTCAATCCGTCCTTGCGGATCGCCTCGAGATGCGCCCCCCGCGCGATGAACGTCACGTCCTCGCCCGCTTCGGCGAGCCGTCCCCCGAAATAGCCGCCGACTCCTCCCGCGCCGAAGACCGCGAATCGCATCGGCGGAATTACATCATCGAACCCGAGGTTTCCGGCGGGCGTTCCGCCCGGATAGGATTCGCCCATGAATCGAACGATCCCGGGACGCTCCGCCGCCGCGGCGTGGATCCTGGCGGCCGCCGTCGGGGCTTCTTCTCTCGAGGCCGCCGGAGAACGCCGTTTCGAGCTCACCTACGAGTTCACGGTCCACGTCCCCGCGGGAGCGCACCGCGTCCGGATCTGGGCTCCCGTCGCCGTCACGGATGAGAACCAGAGCGTCGGAAAGCCGGAGGTGACGTCGCCCCTCTCCTTTCGCGAAACGCGTGAGGGGGAGTTCGGCAACCGATTCCTCTACGCGGAGGAGCCGCCCGGAGGCAAGGCCGCCGACATTCCGGTCGTGGTCCGCTATCGGGTCGCGCGGCGGGAATCGGCGGGGGGGAACCCTTCCGATCCGCCCTCCGCGCGGTTCCTCCGCGCCGACCGGCTCGTCCCGATCGACGGGAAGATGAAGGAGCTCGCCGACATCAACACGAAGGGTTCGTCGACCGCGATCGAGAAGGCCCGGGCCCTGTACGACTACGTCTTCCATTCCCTTCGCTACGACAAGTCGGGAACGGGCTGGGGGCGCGGAGACGCTCTCTGGGCGTGCGATGCGAAGCACGGGAACTGCACGGACTTCCATTCGGTCTTCATCTCGATGGCGCGGGCCGAGGGGATTCCCACCCGCTTCGAGATCGGGTTTCCGCTGCCGGCGAGCGTGCACGCGGGGGAGATCGCCGGCTATCACTGCTGGGCCGCGTTCTACACGGCCGGAGCCGGATGGGTCCCGGTGGACATTTCCGAGGCGTGGCAGGACCCGAGCCGACACGACTATCTGTTCGGCCATCTCGATCCCGATCGGATTCGATTCACGACCGGGCGCGACCTCGTCCTCGAGCCCCGCCAGGACGGGCCCCCGCTGAACTTCTTCGTTTACCCCTACGTCGAGATCGACGGCGAGCCGTTCGACGGCGTGACGCGGAGATTCTCGTTCCAGGATCTGCCGGAGGATCGCGCCTCGCGCTGACGAGTCGGACGGCGGATACCCGTGGGGCCCGCCGGATTCCGAACGGGACTCCCCTCAGGGCTCGCGCCGCACGTACGTGTAGTCGTAGTTGACCTTCCACGTCTTTCCGTCGGGCGAGGCCTCCGAGCGCTGGCGGACGGATCCGCCCGGCAGGGGAGTGAACGTGAGGCGGCGATGGATGAGTTTGCCGGAGGCCGCATGCGATTCGCCTTCGAACCGCATCGCTCCGTCCCTGAACTCGCCTTCGAACTCGCTCGTGTTTCCCGCGCTGTCGACCCACATCTGCCGCCATTTCTTCCGCACGGGATCGAAGAAGTTGAGGCTCTTGCCCGAGTAGCCGTCCGGTTCCTCGTAGTTCTCGAGGAGCGCGCAGCCGCCGGCGATCTTCTCCTCGCGGCTCGAGGCGCGAGTCCCGTCGTCCGGCTGTCCGTCGGACGGACGGACTTCCCAGTTTCCCAGCCAGAAGTCGAACTGCGCCGATTCGGACCGCGCCGCACAGCCGGATCCGGCCGCCCGTCCGCACGGCGCGATCGAGGAGGCGAACAGGAGCGCGAGAGCGATCTTCCTCGTCATCGCTTCCTCCTCGTGTAGTGGATCGGCCACTGCACCTTCCAGGTCTTCCCGCCGTCGGCGGATCTCTCCCACCGCCAGTCGAACGCGTCCGGCGCGATGTGGTGGAAGACCATCCGCAGCGTGACCGGCTTCCCGTCCTTCCCGACCGCGTCCATCGCGAAGATCTTCTCGTCCGGACGGGATAAGTCGCCGACGAAGTCGAAATAGCCGGCCTGGTTGTCGACCCACGTCTGCCGCCATTTCTTCGTGCGGGCATCGAAGGTCGACCAGCTCTTCCCGACGAGCGGCCGGGGACCGCCGCCGGCGAAGTTCTCGGAGACGACGCACCCGTCCAGGATCTTCTCGATCCGGTTCGTTCCGCTGCCGGCGGGGCTGCCGGCCGACGCCGGCCACGTCGCGTCCCAGTCCCCGACCCAGAAATCGAGCTGCGTCCACTGCGGTCCGGAGCAGGGGGACGCCGGGGGAGCAGCCGCGGCGCCCGCCGCCACGAAGGCCGTGACGAAGGTCGAGGCGGCGGCGAGAGAACGGCGTTTCATCGATCCTCCTTCATGGCTCAGGGGCGGCGCATCTCGTCGACGAACAGGGAGGTCCACGTCCGGCCGTTGTCCTCGGAGACCATCTGGGTGCGCCGCCACGTGTCCTTGCCCGTGCGTTCGATGCGCATCCGCGATCCATGGGGGGGAGTGGCGGTCACCGAGGTCCATTCGCCTCGTTCGGCGGACGCCGTGCCTTCGAGTCGGGAGAAGTTTCGGCGCCGGGCGTTGACGTAGACGATCGTCGATTTCTCCCCCTTCGCGTCGGAGACCTCGAGGTAGAGACCCATGTAGTGCGGCGCACCTTCCTCGACTTCGATGCGTTCCTCGGTGCCCGCTCCGCCGAGGATGCTCGAAATCTCCGAATGGAGGGGGGCGGCGTCGCCGGTCGCGGCCTCGATGCGCCTCCCTTCCCACCGTCCGACCGTCCAGGCGAGCGGGTCGGCGGAGGGAGCGGGTTTCGGCGGCCGTTCCGCGGCGCGCCCGTCGGCGAGGAACAAGGCCGCCGTGATCGACGCGACCGCCGCGCCGCGAACGACCGACTTCGGGTCCGTCATGCGTTCTTCTCCCTCGCTCAGATCATCGTGTACGTCACGACCGCGGCGATCTCGCGGGATCCGTCTTCCTTCTTCGGGATCTCGAGAACGGCCTTGATCACGTAGGGGGCTTCCTTGCTCACCCACCAGGTCATCTTCCCGTAGAGCTTCGGCGCGGTCTCGACGACCCACGTTGTCCGCGTCTTTCCCGGCCCCGCCTCCACGGTTTCCTTTCCGAGGACGCGCACCGGCACCCAGTCGACCGCCATCTTGTCCGTGTCGAAGGCGGGGATCTCGGTCGCGTACCCTTCGCGGAGGGGAAGCGTCGAGACGAGGACGCCGTAGAGCCCGTAGAAGTTGAACACCGGAAGGTCGAGGTGAGCCGTCGCTTCCTCCGGCTTCGCGTCCTTCGACTCGATGTGCCGGTACGTCACGGTCTCGTGGCGGAAGTCGACGTGGCGCGTGTTTCCGTCGCTCGAGCGGGCGTAGTCGAACGTGAAAGGCTCCATCGTTTGCGGATCGAAGACGTCGACGAAGGTCATCCGGATGTCCTTCTTCGCGTACTGGACGGTCTGGGTACGGCGCAGGGCGGGCTTCCCCTCGAAGGTCGTTTCGTCGAGGCGGTCTTCCCAGATGCCCGCTTCGACCGCGGGGCCTCCCGGTTTCTGCTGCGTGAACCTCCAGCGGTTCGTGTAGGGACGAAGCTGCGCGCCGGTGACCGAAGGGTCGCCGACGAGCGTGCGGGCGGGCGCAGCGTGAAGCGGAGTCGCTGCGCCGGCGACGGCGGCGAAAACGCGTGCGGAGCCGGAGAGCACCGCGAGAACGAGCGGAAGCGCGAGGCCGAGGCGACGGATCATCGGGCGATCTCCTTCGCCCCCTTTTCTACGGCGCGGCGGCCGCCGAGGCTATCACGCGATTGCCCCGGCCGGCCGGCGCCAGGCGCCGAAGATCAGTTGCCGCCGGTCGCGCCGGGACGAGCGTTCGCGGAGCGGTTCCAGGCGGCCGACGGCGGCGATCCGAATTCCCGCCGGAAAGCGTAGGTGAAATGGCTGTGGCTCGAATAGCCGAGATCGAGGGCCAGCCGGGTGATGTCGCCGCGATAGTCGGGGAGCACGTCGAGTGCCGTCCGGAGCCGGAGCCGGTGCAGATACCGGTTCACCGAGATGCCCGTCTCCCTCCGGAAGGCCCGGCAGGTATGGAACGGGGAGAGCCCCGCGGCCGCCGCGACGTCGGAGAGGCGCACGCACTCCCGGAAGCGGAGAGACAGGTAGCCGCGGGCGGCGTCGATCGACTCCCGGCGCCGGCGAACGGCCGAGGGACGCTCCGGCCGCGACGCGGGGCGGGGACGCGATGCGGCCGCGACGGTCTCCGCGACGAGCGCGAGCGCTCCTTCCTCGAGCTCGATCGGGTCGACGGGATCGCCCGCGATCGCGCGGGAAAAGATCCGGTGCTGGATCCAGTAGCTGCGGGACGAGCTCGGCCCCCGGAGGAACGGAAAATTCGCCTCTTCGGATCCGGCCCGGGGACCCGCTTCGGAGAGCGCATCGGCGACGACGTCGGGACGGGCGACGAGGCCGACGCCGCGGTCGCCGCAGCCGTGGGGATGGCTCGTCCGATAGACGCCCAGCGGATTGAAGAACGCGACCGAGTTCACGTCGATCAGCGCGGACCTTCCTTCCGAGTGCAGCATGTACGTTCCGGCGTGGGGAAAGCCGATGACGTGCCAGAACTGCTGCCGCTCCGAAGTGATCGCCCGGTCGCGGACGAGGCACGCCCACCGGGTGAGCCGAACGGTGGGGCTCTCGAAGAGCCACTCGATCGTGATCCCCGCCACGTCGCGGGCCGGAGCGGTCGGGCAGGGTGCCGAAGACGTTTCCATCCTCCCAGAGTACGTTCGGGGCGAGGGAAGGTTTTCGGAAGCCGTTCCGGCGCGAGTTCCCGACATGTGGTCAAATTGCGCGGCATGAAGATCTTCGAGGCTCCGACGGCGGCGAGCTGGATGGGGGTCCCGGAAACGGCGATTTTCGCCCTTCTCGTTCTCGCGGCGATTCTCGTCTTCGCCTACTCCGCGTCGCGTCGCTTCCAGGCGTTGACCGCCGGGAAACGGGAGAACCGTTTCGACCGGATTCCGACGCGGATCGGCAAGACGATCGAGTACGCGTTCCTGCAGCTCCGGATGTTCCGCGACCCCTACGCCGGGATCTTCCACATCCTGATCTTCTCGGGCTTCGTCGTTCTCGCGGTCCGGACGCTGTCGCTCGTGGTCGAAGGGCTGGCGCCGGGTTTCCAGCCGTTCCCCGGCGCGTTCGGCCATGCCTACAACTTCGTCAAGGACGTCGTCGAGCTGCTCGTCTTCGTCGGAGTCGCGATGGCGGCGTGGCGCCGGCTCTTCGCCCGGCCGAAGAGGCTGGATCCCTCCTTCGACGCATGGCTGATCCTGTTCCTGATCGACCTCCTGATCGTGACCGACGTCGTGGCCGACGCCGCCCGGATCGCGCTCGAGCCGGCTCGAGCCGGATGGTGGTCGCCCGTGACGGGGCCGCTCGCCGGCGTCCTCGCGGGGATCGCTCCGGCCGCGCTCGCGAGCCTCTTTGCCGTCTGCTGGTGGACGCACCTCGTCGACATCTTCTTCTTCGGCAACTATCTCCCGTACTCGAAGCACTTCCACAT
The sequence above is a segment of the Thermoanaerobaculia bacterium genome. Coding sequences within it:
- a CDS encoding 2-dehydropantoate 2-reductase, translated to MRFAVFGAGGVGGYFGGRLAEAGEDVTFIARGAHLEAIRKDGLTVESVAGDFRVSPAKATEDPASIGPVDAVLVCVKAWQVKEAAERMRPLVRAETIVVPLENGVEAPDELAAVLGAHPVLGGLCKILSFIVAPGVIRHAGVTPSLAFGEMDGTASERVRRLREVFRRAKGVTVEE
- a CDS encoding transglutaminase domain-containing protein; translation: MNRTIPGRSAAAAWILAAAVGASSLEAAGERRFELTYEFTVHVPAGAHRVRIWAPVAVTDENQSVGKPEVTSPLSFRETREGEFGNRFLYAEEPPGGKAADIPVVVRYRVARRESAGGNPSDPPSARFLRADRLVPIDGKMKELADINTKGSSTAIEKARALYDYVFHSLRYDKSGTGWGRGDALWACDAKHGNCTDFHSVFISMARAEGIPTRFEIGFPLPASVHAGEIAGYHCWAAFYTAGAGWVPVDISEAWQDPSRHDYLFGHLDPDRIRFTTGRDLVLEPRQDGPPLNFFVYPYVEIDGEPFDGVTRRFSFQDLPEDRASR
- a CDS encoding DUF1579 family protein; the protein is MKRRSLAAASTFVTAFVAAGAAAAPPASPCSGPQWTQLDFWVGDWDATWPASAGSPAGSGTNRIEKILDGCVVSENFAGGGPRPLVGKSWSTFDARTKKWRQTWVDNQAGYFDFVGDLSRPDEKIFAMDAVGKDGKPVTLRMVFHHIAPDAFDWRWERSADGGKTWKVQWPIHYTRRKR
- a CDS encoding DUF3108 domain-containing protein, with the protein product MIRRLGLALPLVLAVLSGSARVFAAVAGAATPLHAAPARTLVGDPSVTGAQLRPYTNRWRFTQQKPGGPAVEAGIWEDRLDETTFEGKPALRRTQTVQYAKKDIRMTFVDVFDPQTMEPFTFDYARSSDGNTRHVDFRHETVTYRHIESKDAKPEEATAHLDLPVFNFYGLYGVLVSTLPLREGYATEIPAFDTDKMAVDWVPVRVLGKETVEAGPGKTRTTWVVETAPKLYGKMTWWVSKEAPYVIKAVLEIPKKEDGSREIAAVVTYTMI
- a CDS encoding AraC family transcriptional regulator, encoding METSSAPCPTAPARDVAGITIEWLFESPTVRLTRWACLVRDRAITSERQQFWHVIGFPHAGTYMLHSEGRSALIDVNSVAFFNPLGVYRTSHPHGCGDRGVGLVARPDVVADALSEAGPRAGSEEANFPFLRGPSSSRSYWIQHRIFSRAIAGDPVDPIELEEGALALVAETVAAASRPRPASRPERPSAVRRRRESIDAARGYLSLRFRECVRLSDVAAAAGLSPFHTCRAFRRETGISVNRYLHRLRLRTALDVLPDYRGDITRLALDLGYSSHSHFTYAFRREFGSPPSAAWNRSANARPGATGGN